In the Drosophila takahashii strain IR98-3 E-12201 chromosome 3R, DtakHiC1v2, whole genome shotgun sequence genome, one interval contains:
- the LOC108060692 gene encoding uncharacterized protein, whose amino-acid sequence MLRILLPLLAFCALAQAQCRFTRAQVEGTNRIFMVRGRNQQLSLKRTSDSPVGEVLQMWCNPRDIVATTCQAGRPPAFRPPLPMTCRANPPAAVTTPVQDRSCPATMYRVGYNVGNNQFLELYRACFDTRAVRAIFVDHQIYGKPFFITRPCVQFSSDGVISGADEASYTTRNIHATFRRLFGNNQNFIPNNRDVIINRGHLAASADFFFGDQLCSTFKYVNAVPQFRSINDGNWETIERWVRNSVRGNQFVNVRTGARDVLSLPSGTGPKNVFLSGNRNPVPLWMYKIVRRSNNQPIVAFLTLNNIFARQRPAAPPFCQPVNCPIQLPNTAQAGYTFCCNTATFRP is encoded by the exons ATGTTGAGAATTCTGCTGCCGCTACTGGCTTTCTGTGCTTTGg CTCAGGCCCAGTGCCGTTTCACCCGGGCTCAGGTGGAGGGCACCAATCGGATCTTCATGGTGCGTGGTCGGAATCAGCAGCTCTCCCTTAAACGCACGTCTGATTCACCGGTTGGCGAAGTCCTGCAGATGTGGTGCAATCCACGGGACATTGTGGCCACCACCTGCCAGGCAGGTCGGCCTCCAGCCTTCCGCCCACCGCTACCCATGACCTGCCGGGCGAATCCTCCGGCCGCCGTGACCACTCCCGTTCAGGATCGCAGCTGCCCGGCTACCATGTACCGGGTGGGCTACAATGTGGGCAACAACCAGTTCCTGGAGCTCTATCGCGCCTGCTTCGATACCAGAGCGGTTAGAGCGATCTTCGTGGATCATCAGATTTACGGGAAGCCATTCT TTATCACCCGACCCTGTGTGCAATTCAGCTCCGACGGAGTGATCAGTGGAGCCGATGAAGCAAGTTATACAACCCGCAACATTCATGCGACCTTCCGACGATTGTTTGGCAACAATCAGAACTTCATACCCAACAACCGGGATGTGATAATCAATCGAGGACATTTGGCAGCATCGGCAGACTTTTTCTTTGGCGATCAGTTGTGTTCCACCTTTAAATATGTGAATGCCGTGCCGCAGTTTAGAAGTATCAACGATGGCAACTGGGAGACCATCGAGCGATGGGTTCGCAATTCGGTGAGGGGAAATCAGTTCGTGAATGTGCGCACAGGGGCCAGAGATGTGCTCTCGCTGCCCTCGGGCACTGGGCCCAAGAACGTCTTTCTCAGCGGCAACAGGAACCCGGTTCCCCTGTGGATGTACAAGATAGTGAGGAGGTCCAATAACCAGCCCATCGTGGCCTTCCTGACCCTCAACAATATCTTCGCCAGACAACGTCCAGCGGCTCCACCGTTTTGTCAACCTGTGAATTGCCCCATACAATTGCCTAACACAGCCCAGGCTGGTTATACCTTCTGTTGTAACACCGCCACTTTTAGACCCtaa
- the LOC108060604 gene encoding uncharacterized protein: MITLFHPYLKWLCFCLIATIVILSLSTQDANTQYREIIEKERVSEFTVKESANTQDRKTAEDFRDLEDADQPLFFVETAKCKIPYVNPFDSDAMAVFHPEHFESCSNETALVIPIYDVGRQRYVLFINKTLASIILNSSEVEYNCYYQEITRDRQHDSYDKVERKYFTHNYEVPLHVHGLILACHRLGNESDILQSDAYSLIQYRPLPKGLSMEPSKRKPSVLMFGIDSLSRINLRRTMPKVYNFLKGEGWFELQGYNKIGDNTFPNLLAILTGYNPNSAMEKVCNWHEKGCLDRTPFIWHYLRNASYLTAYGEDESGIETFNYCKPGFLVQPTDFYLRPSQKAFESGLNTWKCEDCSMRYCIGRRITSSYVYDMAKEFAKRFVDERPIWGLFWSNSFSHDSFQMPSKMEDYVLQYLLDFQADGVFEQSIMIFLSDHGSRYGRIMSLPSGFLESRLPSMFIYLPPWFRAQYPEYAKALQLNQNRLTSNYDLHNTLKHIIELGGTPDGPKLPKAADCPKCQSVFLPIDELRTCEDAGIPEHYCTCVPYKRLNAGWEERFAPLVIDRINEYLASRNLSNICSKLTLKYVHETEIKIDLDQNFHDEVPPTEVATYRTMFKVNQNTADFRATVLFNNITESVEVSVPTISRLDSYAKVSTCVDDKTDKMYCICKSDIQE; the protein is encoded by the exons ATGATAACCTTATTCCATCCGTACCTCAAAtggctttgcttttgcttaATAGCCACAATTGTGATTCTCAGTCTTTCAACACAAGATGCAAATACGCAATATCGGGAAATTATCGAAAAGGAAAGAGTTTCGGAATTTACAGTGAAAGAATCTGCAAATACTCAAGATCGGAAAACTGCTGAGGATTTCAGAGATTTGGAAGATGCA GATCAACCCCTTTTCTTTGTGGAAACCGCCAAGTGCAAGATTCCGTATGTGAATCCCTTTGATTCGGATGCCATGGCTGTGTTCCATCCCGAACACTTTGAGTCCTGCTCCAACGAAACCGCCCTGGTGATCCCGATCTATGACGTCGGTCGGCAGCGATATGTGCTGTTCATCAATAAGACGCTAGCATCGATCATTCTGAACTCTTCCGAGGTGGAGTACAACTGCTATTATCAGGAGATAACACGCGACCGGCAGCACGACAGCTATGACAA GGTGGAGCGTAAGTACTTTACGCATAACTACGAGGTCCCGCTACATGTTCATGGCCTGATCTTGGCCTGTCATCGTCTTGGCAACGAGTCGGATATTCTGCAGAGCGATGCCTATAGCCTCATTCAATATAGGCCACTTCCCAAAGGACTTTCGATGGAACCGTCTAAACGGAAGCCAAGTGTCCTAATGTTCGGCATAGACAGCCTGTCGCGGATCAATTTGCGTCGAACTATGCCCAAGGTTTATAATTTTCTGAAGGGAGAAGGATGGTTCGAACTGCAGGGCTATAATAAG ATTGGCGACAACACTTTTCCCAACCTGCTAGCCATTTTGACTGGCTATAATCCAAACTCGGCCATGGAAAAGGTGTGCAATTGGCACGAGAAGGGCTGTTTGGATAGGACCCCTTTTATATGGCACTACCTCCGGAATGCCAGCTATTTGACCGCCTACGGTGAGGATGAGAGTGGAATAGAGACATTCAACTATTGTAAGCCCGGCTTTTTGGTGCAACCCACCGACTTTTACCTCCGACCCAGCCAAAAGGCCTTCGAATCGGGTCTGAACACCTGGAAATGCGAGGACTGCTCTATGAGATACTGCATCGGCCGACGGATCACCAGCAGCTACGTCTATGATATGGCCAAAGAATTTGCCAAACGCTTTGTGGACGAACGTCCCATTTGGGGGCTCTTCTGGTCGAATAGCTTCAGTCACGACAGCTTTCAGATGCCCTCGAAAATGGAAGACTACGTGCTGCAGTATTTGTTGGATTTCCAGGCAGATGGTGTCTTCGAACAGAGTATAATGATATTCCTATCCGATCATGGATCTCGTTATGGAAGGATAATGTCTCTGCCTAGTGGATTCCTGGAGTCGCGACTGCCCTCGATGTTTATCTACTTGCCGCCCTGGTTCCGTGCTCAATATCCGGAATATGCGAAAGCCCTGCAGTTGAACCAAAACCGCTTGACCTCCAACTACGATCTGCACAATACCCTGAAGCACATCATCGAACTGGGCGGAACTCCTGATGGTCCCAAGTTACCCAAAGCTGCCGACTGTCCAAAGTGCCAGTCCGTATTTCTTCCCATCGATGAGTTGAGGACGTGTGAGGACGCTGGGATACCAGAGCACTACTGCACCTGTGTGCCTTATAAAAGACTAAATGCGGGTTGGGAGGAGCGTTTTGCTCCCCTGGTAATCGATCGAATCAACGAGTATTTGGCGAGCAGGAATCTTAGTAACATTTGCTCAAAGCTAACCCTGAAGTACGTACACGAGACGGAGATAAAAATCGACCTGGATCAGAACTTCCATGATGAGGTGCCCCCTACAGAGGTGGCCACCTATCGCACCATGTTCAAGGTGAATCAGAACACCGCCGACTTCCGAGCCACCGTTCTATTTAATAATATCACCGAATCTGTGGAGGTTTCGGTGCCCACTATCAGTCGACTCGACAGTTATGCAAAGGTTTCGACATGTGTCGACGACAAAACCGACAAGATGTATTGCATTTGCAAAAGTGATATCCAAGAATAA
- the LOC108060358 gene encoding uncharacterized protein — protein sequence MCHHKFLWISLSLFFLMRNAEAICYINKADLSSNYVFFSIENGVYDILHSDSVATNHAMYLLCDDGTSPIKLVCQPNNRFNVPFPSAGCTKVFKPTVEEILDNSCPHTMYRVGYKYSNRFMEVYRSCYDSVNYAAQFSINKVYPSRESAPRQDKAFTADRAMTARDAAAYSLSRIYQRFNSVLGPNQNYVSSNPPNPFDHGHLTPSGDYSFDQFQKATNKLRNVVPQYSNINNGNWKRVEFWVKRLLVRQNYDVLKVCTGALGVQKLANQNRVPTPMYLLANNRIPIPEWMYKIVSHISGQQWVVITHNDGITSRRPDPNTICQVIPCDPDLNPSGVGSTFCCNPFNFIRQNVPHLTGVC from the exons ATGTGCCATCATAAATTTCTCTGGATCAGTTTGAGTCTTTTTTTCC ttatGCGAAATGCCGAGGCTATCTGTTATATTAATAAAGCAGATTTGTCGTCAAATTACGTATTCTTCAGCATCGAGAATGGAGTCTACGATATTCTCCACAGTGATAGTGTGGCAACGAATCATGCGATGTATTTACTTTGCGATGATGGAACATCGCCTATTAAGTTAGTTTGTCAACCGAATAATAGGTTCAATGTGCCATTTCCCAGTGCCGGTTGCACCAAAGTGTTTAAGCCAACTGTTGAAGAGATATTAGATAACTCTTGTCCTCATACCATGTACCGCGTGGGTTATAAGTACAGCAATAGGTTTATGGAGGTCTATCGGAGCTGCTACGATAGTGTGAATTACGCAGCGCAATTTTCCATCAACAAGGTTTATCCGAGCAGAGAAT CTGCTCCTCGTCAGGATAAAGCCTTCACCGCTGACCGAGCGATGACCGCCAGAGATGCTGCCGCCTACTCGCTTTCGCGAATTTACCAACGTTTTAATAGTGTTCTGGGTCCAAACCAGAATTATGTGTCTTCTAACCCACCAAACCCCTTCGATCATGGCCACCTGACGCCAAGCGGAGATTATTCCTTTGATCAGTTTCAAAAAGCCACCAACAAGCTGCGAAACGTTGTTCCACAATATTCCAACATTAATAATGGGAACTGGAAGAGGGTAGAGTTTTGGGTAAAACGACTTCTGGTTAGACAAAACTATGATGTCCTCAAGGTCTGCACAGGGGCATTGGGGGTGCAAAAGTTGGCAAATCAGAATAGAGTTCCGACCCCCATGTACCTGTTGGCCAATAACAGAATTCCCATTCCCGAGTGGATGTACAAAATTGTTAGCCATATCTCAGGGCAACAATGGGTTGTCATAACCCACAACGATGGAATAACTTCTAGAAGACCGGATCCTAATACCATTTGCCAGGTGATACCATGTGACCCCGATTTGAACCCCAGTGGAGTGGGTTCTACATTTTGCTGTAATCCCTTTAACTTTATTCGACAAAATGTTCCACACTTGACGGGTGTTTGTTAG
- the LOC108060265 gene encoding uncharacterized protein, with translation MEAQQLLLIVAIGLGMVFLSQADCPLSRAMIEGTNRIFTNRNAANQYELKRMQRVRTGEVLHMYCQANDIVQTTCQQNTNFSRPLPLRCQRPIAASATVVTDASCPATMYSVGYTINNRHLELYRACYDRNGVRARFTTHSVYHKTFFPQRPCADFTRDGILSETDVQSFLPRSVFRAFRAIFGNNQRYIPNERDVIINRGHLTPSGDYLYGDQMCATFKYINVAPMFKSINDRNWETVERWVRTRISAGGLLRIKTGTNGDLTLPDSRSRQRRIILGAGTKNVMPLWLYKVVRTSANGPHSVFLTLNNIFARARPAAPAFCTSIPCPMTLENVAAAGYTYCCNATTFTL, from the exons ATGGAAGCTCAACAACTGCTGCTGATCGTTGCCATTGGACTGGGAATGG TGTTCCTATCCCAGGCGGACTGTCCGCTCTCCAGGGCTATGATCGAGGGCACCAATAGGATATTCACGAACCGCAATGCCGCCAACCAATACGAACTGAAGCGTATGCAGAGGGTTCGCACCGGCGAGGTGCTCCACATGTACTGCCAGGCGAATGATATTGTGCAGACAACCTGTCAGCAGAATACCAACTTCAGTAGGCCGCTCCCTCTGCGGTGTCAAAGACCCATTGCTGCCTCGGCCACTGTGGTAACCGATGCCTCTTGTCCAGCGACCATGTATTCCGTGGGCTACACCATCAACAATCGTCACTTGGAGCTCTACCGCGCCTGCTACGATCGCAATGGTGTAAGGGCCAGGTTCACCACCCATTCCGTTTACCACAAGACCTTCT TCCCACAACGTCCTTGTGCCGATTTCACCCGAGATGGCATCCTCAGCGAGACCGATGTCCAAAGTTTCCTGCCACGCAGTGTTTTCCGAGCTTTCCGCGCCATTTTCGGCAATAACCAGCGTTACATTCCTAACGAACGAGATGTGATCATCAATCGTGGACATTTGACCCCTTCGGGTGATTATCTCTATGGAGATCAGATGTGCGCTACCTTCAAGTATATAAATGTGGCGCCCATGTTCAAGAGTATCAACGATCGGAATTGGGAGACGGTTGAAAGATGGGTGCGAACTCGCATAAGTGCCGGTGGATTGCTGAGGATCAAGACTGGAACTAATGGCGATCTAACGCTGCCCGACAGTCGAAGTCGCCAGAGACGCATCATTCTGGGTGCCGGAACCAAGAACGTAATGCCCCTGTGGCTGTACAAGGTGGTGCGTACCTCGGCAAATGGACCGCACAGCGTTTTCCTCACCCTGAACAACATCTTTGCCCGTGCCCGGCCAGCTGCCCCCGCCTTCTGCACCAGCATTCCCTGCCCCATGACCCTGGAGAATGTGGCAGCCGCCGGTTACACCTACTGCTGCAATGCCACCACTTTTACCCTTTAA
- the LOC108060436 gene encoding uncharacterized protein has translation MNELKFLCKALSLFFFVGTASATCIIHEDLLKIQNIYLSNTNWVYDLQRTDIVPHGQMIFLLCHGGMHPLGFQCQHNVFNPPLETVNCSSVLKASVVNVPDTSCPTPSLTYAVGYYLKDHFMELYRNCYDKGKLALQHSIYKTYRYTKSATRPTSVHWQRDLLMSAQEVVSFKRQVSQACVSTTLGANQPNCVFDRGHLTPSSAFIFTEFKKATFRYLNAVPQYNLVNVQNWEYIEAWVTRLVKGNYDNRYRTYDVLKVCTGALGVHDLKHSNKRITRRVPIYLHNDIKIPVPKWMYKIVSHLSGDKWVMLTYNDVNQPFPRDLNQICITTACPEGLNRNGVGFTVCCKPLEFIERNIVHLTGIC, from the exons ATGAACGAGCTTAAGTTCCTGTGCAAAGCCCTGAGTTTGTTTTTCT TTGTAGGAACTGCCAGCGCTACATGTATTATCCACGAGGACCTATTGAAAATCCAAAACATCTACTTAAgcaatactaattgggtctaCGATCTTCAACGAACTGACATTGTGCCACATGGCCAAATGATATTTCTGTTGTGTCATGGCGGAATGCATCCTTTAGGCTTTCAATGCCAACACAATGTTTTCAATCCGCCGCTAGAAACGGTTAACTGTTCATCGGTACTCAAAGCTTCCGTTGTAAATGTACCAGATACTTCTTGTCCCACTCCTTCCCTTACTTACGCTGTGGGCTATTACCTCAAAGATCATTTTATGGAGTTATACAGAAACTGCTACGATAAGGGAAAATTAGCATTGCAACATTCCATCTACAAGACTTATCGCTACACAAAAT CCGCTACTCGTCCTACTTCTGTCCACTGGCAAAGGGACTTATTAATGTCAGCACAAGAAGTTGTGTCTTTCAAGAGACAAGTATCTCAGGCCTGCGTGAGCACTACCTTGGGTGCCAACCAACCGAACTGTGTATTTGATCGCGGTCACTTGACACCAAGTTCTGCTTTTATATTCACAGAGTTTAAGAAGGCGACCTTCAGATACTTAAATGCCGTACCCCAATATAATCTAGTAAATGTTCAAAACTGGGAGTATATCGAGGCCTGGGTTACCAGGCTAGTTAAAGGAAATTATGATAATCGTTATCGAACTTACGATGTCCTTAAGGTTTGCACCGGGGCTCTGGGAGTGCATGACCTGAAACACTCAAATAAGAGGATAACTAGACGGGTTCCTATTTACCTTCATAATGACATCAAAATACCCGTTCCCAAGTGGATGTATAAAATTGTGAGCCATCTTTCAGGAGATAAATGGGTGATGTTAACCTACAACGATGTAAATCAGCCATTTCCACGCGACTTAAACCAGATCTGCATTACAACCGCTTGTCCAGAAGGTCTCAATCGAAATGGAGTGGGATTCACTGTCTGTTGTAAGCCACTCGAATTTATTGAAAGGAACATCGTTCATTTGACTGGCATTTGCTGA
- the LOC108060197 gene encoding uncharacterized protein, which produces MKELKYWLVCLSLCLTVETGIAQCTIEINYLQTSNIYLSYKYGIYGVHQSDIVPVGQKVYLLCYGATSLPEFECKSDFQNQIHVFDPPLNTARCSTPFEASVVHLPDTSCPVPYVMHAVGYQFNGLFLELYRNCFDRDHLAFQHSIYKAYRFKHTASRPNPSWNSDQIGPFDIAYLGSTVRACFLTNLGAEQPQCSFDRGHMTPASAFIFKELKSATFRYLNAVPQYSKVNRGNWKRIETWVNNLVMGNYDYYETYDELQVCTGTIGVHELKHNNYNNMIPIYLLDNNKIPVPKWIYKIVRHISGNRWVMLTYNDVIPPREREINHICTQIWCHEDLQLNNNGVGHTVCCEPYDFIERNLRHLRNVC; this is translated from the exons ATGAAAGAGCTGAAATATTGGCTTGTCTGCCTGAGTTTGTGTCTCA ctgtaGAAACTGGAATAGCTCAATGCACCatcgaaattaattatttgcaaACCAGTAATATTTACTTGAGCTACAAATATGGCATCTACGGTGTTCACCAAAGTGATATTGTGCCTGTTGGTCAAAAggtttatttgctttgttacGGAGCAACTTCCCTCCCCGAATTCGAGTGCAAATCGGATTTTCAAAACCAAATCCATGTTTTCGATCCACCGTTAAACACGGCTAGGTGTTCAACACCATTCGAAGCTTCTGTTGTACATTTACCAGATACCTCTTGTCCAGTTCCGTACGTGATGCACGCAGTGGGTTATCAATTCAATGGACTCTTTTTGGAACTCTATCGAAACTGTTTTGATCGTGACCACTTAGCATTCCAACATTCCATCTACAAGGCTTACCGCTTTAAACATa CCGCTTCACGTCCTAATCCTTCATGGAACTCGGATCAAATTGGACCATTTGATATCGCCTACCTGGGAAGCACAGTTCGAGCTTGCTTCCTAACTAACCTGGGTGCAGAACAACCGCAATGTAGCTTTGATCGTGGCCACATGACACCAGCTTCTGCCTTCATCTTCAAAGAACTTAAGAGTGCAACCTTCAGATATTTAAATGCCGTTCCACAGTATAGTAAAGTCAATCGTGGCAACTGGAAAAGAATTGAGACCTGGGTAAACAATCTAGTTATGggaaattatgattattatgaAACCTACGATGAGCTTCAGGTTTGCACAGGGACAATAGGTGTGCATGAATTGAAACATAACAATTATAACAATATGATACCCATTTACCTTCTGGATAATAACAAAATCCCCGTCCCGAAGTGGATCTACAAGATAGTTAGGCATATCTCCGGAAATAGATGGGTGATGTTAACCTACAACGACGTAATTCCCCCTAGAGAGCGGGAAATAAATCACATTTGCACTCAGATCTGGTGTCATGAAGATCTTCAACTGAACAACAATGGTGTGGGACATACTGTCTGCTGCGAGCCCTACGATTTTATTGAACGAAATCTTAGGCATTTGAGGAATGTTTGCTAA